Proteins encoded by one window of Emticicia oligotrophica DSM 17448:
- a CDS encoding homoserine O-acetyltransferase family protein gives MENKIFHHDEPFKLESGAWLPEFDLAYTTYGTLNADKSNVIWVCHAFTGNANPSDWWNGLIGEKRLYNPAEHFIVCANILGSHYGSTNALSKNPITGEPYFHDFPFLTIRDVVRAIDLLRQSLNIEKINTLLGGSLGGQQALEWAIIQPELFENLILFSTNAIHSPWGIAFNESQRMAIAADPTWIERNSKAGMNGMKVARSIALLSYRNYATYGRTQSRDEGQVDFFRANTYQNYQGEKLGKRFNAFSYWTLSKMFDSHDVGRGRGKVEEALKLIKAKTLVIGISSDVLFPPEEQEFIANQIPNARYALIDSMYGHDGFLIEFEAMSETIKGFFN, from the coding sequence ATGGAAAACAAGATATTTCATCACGACGAACCCTTTAAGTTAGAATCAGGAGCTTGGTTACCAGAATTCGATTTGGCTTATACAACTTATGGGACACTCAATGCTGATAAGAGTAATGTAATTTGGGTATGCCATGCATTTACAGGAAATGCTAATCCATCGGATTGGTGGAATGGCCTAATTGGTGAAAAAAGACTGTATAATCCAGCTGAACATTTTATTGTTTGTGCGAATATTTTAGGTTCTCATTATGGTTCGACCAATGCATTAAGCAAGAATCCAATAACTGGTGAGCCTTATTTTCATGATTTCCCATTTCTGACAATCCGAGATGTAGTGCGTGCCATAGATTTATTAAGACAAAGCCTAAATATTGAAAAAATAAATACCCTTTTGGGTGGGTCTCTTGGTGGGCAACAAGCCCTTGAATGGGCAATTATACAACCAGAATTATTTGAAAACCTAATTTTATTTTCAACAAATGCCATTCATTCACCTTGGGGAATAGCCTTTAATGAGTCACAGAGAATGGCTATTGCAGCAGACCCAACCTGGATTGAAAGAAACTCCAAAGCAGGTATGAATGGAATGAAAGTGGCAAGGTCAATTGCACTACTCTCTTACAGAAATTATGCAACTTATGGCCGTACGCAATCGAGAGATGAAGGTCAAGTAGATTTCTTTCGAGCGAATACTTACCAGAATTATCAAGGAGAAAAACTTGGTAAAAGATTCAATGCGTTTTCGTATTGGACACTCTCAAAAATGTTTGACTCACATGATGTTGGGCGTGGACGTGGAAAAGTTGAAGAGGCACTCAAGCTAATAAAAGCAAAGACCTTGGTAATTGGAATAAGTTCAGATGTACTTTTTCCACCAGAAGAACAAGAATTTATTGCCAATCAAATTCCGAATGCACGTTATGCACTTATTGATTCAATGTATGGACATGATGGTTTTTTAATTGAATTTGAAGCAATGTCCGAAACAATCAAAGGATTTTTTAATTGA
- a CDS encoding YdeI/OmpD-associated family protein — MSNKVIVFREVIKKMPPNPAGSWHYVDFHEDAFEIFGKRGFIKVKGLINNKPFKSNLFPKGAGQHALTLPIKLQKDLGIKLHDEILISLEEDFEERIVPMPTELQEALDFDEEMTSLYNQLSASRQKDYRRWIDSGKLPETRIKRIIELFERLRKNKA; from the coding sequence ATGTCTAATAAAGTTATTGTATTCAGAGAAGTAATCAAGAAAATGCCCCCCAATCCAGCTGGTTCTTGGCATTACGTTGATTTTCATGAAGATGCTTTTGAGATATTTGGAAAAAGAGGCTTTATCAAGGTTAAAGGTTTAATAAATAATAAACCTTTTAAAAGTAATCTTTTCCCTAAAGGTGCTGGCCAACATGCCCTAACATTACCCATAAAACTACAAAAAGATTTAGGTATAAAATTACATGATGAAATTTTGATTAGCCTTGAGGAAGATTTTGAAGAACGGATAGTGCCTATGCCAACAGAACTGCAAGAAGCCCTTGATTTTGATGAGGAAATGACTAGTTTATACAACCAACTTTCTGCATCTAGACAAAAGGATTATAGAAGATGGATTGATAGTGGCAAACTACCCGAAACAAGAATTAAAAGAATAATTGAATTATTTGAAAGACTAAGAAAAAACAAAGCTTAA
- a CDS encoding CHC2 zinc finger domain-containing protein, producing the protein MDNLLQRVKEIDIRQVARDLGFEIIQSRRMNCPFHFEDSPSLIFYPPPQNEFHCFGCGKHGDVINLYADTCKIDFKTALEELASRYIPNYDGVRNKNFRKVDIKSIYSNKPLPEKKFEFKPIYTEIYERFQTFCLSQPATESARKAAEYLRGRGIDDWTIKHFRLFVIKNYVATNEFLKEHFSLEDLKGSGIVNDKGNLVFFVHPIIIPYYQDGRIIYLQGRSIGNPPEGASKYQFLSGVPRTIFNIDGIKKLRPNSEVYLTEGAFDCMTLVKNGMPAVSLGSAKTFKKEWFKYFKKYKVWISFDNDEAGINGTKTIIEDFLMAGILAEKKDWNKGFKDINEYFGQR; encoded by the coding sequence ATGGATAATCTACTTCAGCGGGTAAAAGAAATTGATATTCGGCAAGTTGCTCGTGACTTAGGTTTTGAAATAATCCAAAGCCGAAGAATGAATTGTCCGTTTCACTTTGAAGACTCTCCTTCCCTCATTTTTTACCCTCCTCCACAAAACGAATTTCACTGTTTTGGTTGTGGTAAACACGGAGATGTTATCAATCTTTATGCAGATACTTGCAAAATAGATTTCAAAACCGCTCTTGAAGAACTTGCCAGTAGGTACATTCCAAACTACGATGGTGTTCGAAATAAAAACTTTAGAAAAGTTGACATTAAAAGTATTTATTCCAATAAACCACTTCCCGAAAAAAAGTTTGAATTCAAGCCTATTTACACCGAAATATACGAACGTTTTCAAACATTCTGCCTAAGTCAGCCCGCAACAGAATCTGCTCGAAAAGCAGCAGAATATTTACGTGGACGTGGAATTGATGACTGGACAATCAAGCATTTCAGATTATTTGTCATCAAAAACTACGTTGCTACAAACGAGTTTTTAAAAGAACATTTTTCATTGGAAGACTTAAAAGGCAGTGGAATTGTGAATGATAAAGGGAACTTAGTTTTCTTTGTTCATCCTATCATCATTCCTTATTACCAAGATGGAAGAATTATTTATCTACAAGGAAGAAGTATAGGAAATCCACCTGAAGGAGCTAGTAAGTATCAATTTCTTTCGGGAGTACCGAGAACCATTTTTAATATTGATGGTATCAAAAAATTACGACCAAATTCAGAAGTATATCTGACTGAAGGTGCATTTGACTGTATGACATTGGTCAAAAATGGTATGCCGGCAGTGAGTTTGGGCAGTGCAAAAACCTTTAAAAAAGAATGGTTTAAATACTTCAAAAAATACAAAGTTTGGATAAGCTTTGATAATGATGAGGCTGGAATAAACGGAACAAAAACAATAATTGAAGATTTCTTAATGGCTGGGATTTTAGCAGAAAAAAAAGATTGGAATAAAGGATTTAAAGATATCAACGAATATTTTGGTCAGCGATAA
- a CDS encoding SDR family NAD(P)-dependent oxidoreductase: protein MSRIALITGATSGIGKATAEAFANNGIDLILCGRRTEVLAELQKYFSEKVNVTTLAFDVRKQSDVAKAIQSLSDNWKKIDILVNNAGNAHGLEPINDGNLEDWDAMIDGNVKGLLYVSKEIMPLMVERQKGHIINISSVAGKYTYPNGAVYCASKSAVEAISEGMRHDLTKHGIKITNIAPGAVETDFSLVRFKGDAERAKKVYEGFEAIQPQDVADTILYAINTPDRVTIADIVLYAKAQSAPTMIHRK, encoded by the coding sequence ATGAGTAGAATAGCCTTAATAACTGGTGCAACTTCTGGAATTGGTAAAGCCACGGCCGAGGCATTTGCTAACAACGGAATTGATTTAATTTTATGTGGTCGTAGAACAGAAGTACTTGCAGAACTACAAAAATATTTTTCCGAAAAAGTGAACGTTACAACACTTGCATTTGATGTAAGAAAGCAATCTGATGTGGCAAAGGCAATACAATCTCTCTCTGATAATTGGAAAAAGATTGATATTTTAGTAAATAATGCGGGAAATGCTCACGGTTTAGAACCAATCAATGACGGTAATCTAGAAGACTGGGATGCCATGATTGATGGAAATGTAAAGGGTTTACTGTATGTTTCGAAAGAAATAATGCCTCTAATGGTCGAACGCCAAAAAGGGCATATTATCAATATAAGTTCGGTAGCGGGCAAATATACTTATCCGAATGGAGCTGTTTATTGTGCTTCTAAATCGGCCGTTGAAGCAATCAGTGAAGGAATGCGTCATGACCTAACTAAACATGGCATTAAAATTACAAATATTGCACCTGGGGCAGTAGAAACAGATTTTTCTTTGGTAAGATTTAAAGGAGATGCTGAACGTGCCAAAAAAGTATATGAAGGCTTTGAAGCCATTCAACCACAGGATGTTGCAGATACAATCTTGTATGCAATAAATACGCCTGACCGAGTTACAATAGCTGATATTGTGCTCTATGCCAAAGCACAATCTGCACCTACCATGATTCACAGAAAATAA
- a CDS encoding homoserine kinase: MDSIKIFAPATVANVACGFDIFGFAVDAPGDEVIVRKRTDKQIVITQITGDEGKLTYDISKNTVSVPILKYLQYTQISEGFDIELHKKMPLGSGLGSSSASSVAGVFAVNELLGKPLVSKDLLPFSMEGERVACGSAHADNVAPALLGGFVVVRSYNPLDVFKVPTPSELFVTIVHPDIEVNTKDARHILRNEVSMKNTIAQMGNVAGMIAGLMQADYQLIANSMIDFIIEPVRAILIPEFFEVKNAALDAGALGCSISGAGPSIFAFSKGLETAEKVGIAMKSSFEKVGIIANAYVSGINQEGPKIIG, encoded by the coding sequence ATGGATTCTATTAAGATTTTTGCTCCCGCAACAGTAGCCAACGTAGCTTGTGGATTCGATATTTTCGGATTTGCAGTAGATGCTCCCGGCGATGAAGTAATTGTTAGAAAACGAACTGACAAACAAATTGTTATTACACAAATTACAGGCGATGAAGGAAAACTCACCTACGATATTTCTAAAAATACCGTTTCAGTGCCAATTCTTAAATACCTTCAATATACTCAAATTTCTGAAGGTTTTGATATTGAACTTCATAAAAAAATGCCATTAGGCAGTGGTCTTGGGAGTAGCTCTGCAAGCTCAGTTGCGGGTGTCTTTGCGGTAAATGAACTACTTGGCAAGCCATTAGTCAGTAAAGATTTACTTCCTTTTTCTATGGAAGGAGAACGTGTAGCATGTGGTTCGGCTCATGCAGATAATGTAGCCCCTGCACTATTGGGTGGCTTTGTGGTTGTTAGAAGTTATAATCCATTGGATGTATTTAAAGTGCCTACGCCTAGTGAATTGTTTGTAACAATCGTTCACCCTGATATTGAAGTAAATACAAAAGATGCTCGACATATTTTACGTAATGAAGTATCTATGAAAAATACAATTGCTCAAATGGGAAATGTAGCTGGAATGATTGCGGGACTCATGCAAGCAGATTATCAGCTAATTGCCAACTCAATGATTGATTTTATCATTGAACCAGTTAGAGCGATTTTAATTCCCGAATTTTTTGAAGTAAAAAATGCTGCATTAGATGCGGGTGCACTAGGATGTAGTATTTCGGGAGCTGGTCCATCAATTTTTGCATTTAGTAAAGGTTTAGAAACTGCTGAAAAGGTTGGAATTGCAATGAAAAGTAGCTTCGAAAAAGTAGGTATTATTGCGAATGCGTATGTTTCAGGAATCAATCAAGAAGGACCCAAAATTATAGGTTAA
- a CDS encoding OmpA family protein — MNRLFLPLLILLWALLYTGWWNCSRKPLCSGEPVAVGGDLTENTVSPPTIDSTKVADTVKTEVPKASTPEEQILFTPLDVYFNVNQSGISKTPEIEKFIETAKKYFEKNPNKQLIITGHSDSDGSDELNQKLSENRSKKVKEFLIQEGLKAEQIITEGKGEKEPIASNDTPEGKKQNRRSTVRLKE; from the coding sequence ATGAACAGACTTTTTTTACCACTTCTGATTCTACTTTGGGCATTGTTGTACACAGGTTGGTGGAACTGTAGTAGAAAACCTCTATGTTCTGGCGAACCTGTCGCTGTAGGAGGTGATTTAACCGAAAATACAGTTTCTCCCCCAACAATTGATTCTACAAAAGTAGCCGATACTGTTAAAACAGAAGTACCTAAAGCTTCCACACCTGAAGAGCAAATTTTATTTACTCCATTAGATGTTTATTTTAATGTGAATCAATCAGGTATCAGTAAAACACCTGAAATCGAGAAGTTTATTGAAACAGCCAAGAAATATTTTGAGAAAAATCCCAATAAACAACTGATTATCACTGGTCATTCGGATAGCGATGGCTCAGATGAATTGAACCAAAAGCTTTCTGAAAACCGTTCTAAGAAAGTAAAAGAATTTTTAATTCAAGAAGGTTTAAAAGCTGAACAAATTATCACGGAAGGTAAAGGCGAAAAAGAACCAATCGCTTCTAATGATACTCCCGAAGGGAAAAAGCAAAATCGTAGAAGTACGGTACGTTTGAAAGAATAA
- the purN gene encoding phosphoribosylglycinamide formyltransferase produces MKRIAIFASGSGSNAERIATYFAANDKVSIELFLTNNPTAGVIERGRRLGVPTVIFDKKTFSKTDKIVQLLQNQEIDLVILAGFLWLIPENLIKAYPNKIVNIHPALLPKYGGKGMWGHFVHEAVVAAHEKESGITIHYVNEHYDEGEVIFQAKCEVVPSDTPEDVAKKVQLLEHIHFPEVIEKLIE; encoded by the coding sequence ATGAAAAGGATTGCTATTTTTGCTTCTGGCTCAGGAAGTAACGCCGAACGCATTGCCACATATTTTGCAGCGAATGATAAGGTTAGTATTGAGCTTTTTCTTACCAATAATCCAACTGCGGGTGTAATCGAACGTGGAAGACGACTAGGAGTTCCGACCGTAATTTTTGATAAGAAAACTTTTAGTAAAACTGATAAAATTGTTCAATTATTACAAAATCAGGAAATTGATTTGGTAATTTTAGCTGGTTTTTTGTGGTTGATTCCTGAAAACTTAATAAAAGCATACCCAAATAAAATAGTTAATATACATCCAGCTTTATTGCCAAAATATGGAGGTAAGGGAATGTGGGGGCATTTTGTTCATGAAGCAGTAGTAGCAGCCCATGAAAAAGAGTCTGGAATTACGATACACTATGTAAATGAGCATTATGATGAAGGTGAAGTGATTTTTCAAGCTAAATGTGAAGTCGTTCCATCGGATACGCCTGAAGATGTAGCCAAAAAAGTACAATTACTTGAGCATATTCATTTCCCGGAAGTAATTGAAAAACTAATTGAGTAA
- the corA gene encoding magnesium/cobalt transporter CorA, with the protein MVRIFYKEGKQVKKETDVREIGLLKNLMWVDLQSPTNEEEEWVETKCNISFQTPQEIVEIESSARYFEQNNTINANSNFLIAENDGYSFYPVSFLIRDNILFTFRQGDSKTFADTVKKIRLGEEVFKDGVDILLLLLETRIESDADLLEWMTKEVKSISRTLSREKKPKQDSLITINNLQENTMVIRESIIDKQRVLSQILRSLYFPEDRKERLRIVLKDINSLLEYTTFNFERLEYLQDTFMGLINLEQNEIIKIFTVVTICFLPPTLIAGVFGMNYPLIPTTEHPFGFWIAVILMVISSLGFLWFFKRRRWI; encoded by the coding sequence ATGGTTAGAATTTTTTACAAGGAGGGCAAGCAGGTAAAGAAAGAAACCGATGTCAGAGAGATTGGCCTATTGAAAAACTTGATGTGGGTTGATTTGCAATCACCTACTAACGAAGAAGAAGAGTGGGTTGAAACAAAGTGTAATATTAGTTTTCAGACTCCGCAAGAAATTGTTGAAATTGAGAGTAGTGCCCGCTATTTTGAACAAAATAATACCATTAATGCAAACTCCAACTTTTTAATTGCTGAAAATGATGGTTATTCATTTTATCCAGTTTCTTTTTTAATTAGAGATAATATACTTTTCACCTTTCGCCAAGGCGATTCTAAGACTTTTGCTGATACGGTAAAAAAGATTCGATTGGGTGAAGAAGTTTTTAAAGATGGGGTTGATATTCTACTTCTTCTATTAGAAACAAGAATTGAATCGGATGCAGATTTACTTGAATGGATGACCAAAGAGGTTAAAAGTATTAGCCGTACGCTGAGCCGTGAAAAGAAACCCAAACAAGATTCTCTAATTACCATTAATAATCTCCAAGAAAATACGATGGTTATTCGTGAAAGTATCATTGATAAACAAAGGGTACTTTCGCAGATTCTAAGAAGTCTTTATTTTCCGGAAGATAGAAAAGAACGCCTTCGAATTGTTTTAAAAGATATTAACTCCCTACTTGAGTACACTACTTTTAATTTCGAACGTTTGGAGTATTTGCAGGATACTTTTATGGGCTTGATTAATCTAGAACAGAACGAAATAATAAAGATATTTACTGTTGTAACCATCTGTTTTCTGCCACCTACGCTCATTGCAGGTGTTTTTGGAATGAATTATCCATTAATTCCAACAACCGAGCATCCTTTCGGATTTTGGATTGCTGTTATTTTAATGGTGATTTCCTCCTTGGGGTTTTTGTGGTTTTTCAAACGAAGAAGATGGATTTAG
- a CDS encoding YheT family hydrolase, protein MPILPTNNEYRPPKWQFNAHIQTIYPSLFRKIPVNYQRERVELADGDFLDLDWSFVNNTRAKKLLIVTHGLEGDSTRHYVTGMIKVFNDNGYDGLGWNCRSCSGEMNRLPRFYHHGDVDDIRFVVNYAINTYAYEEVVVIGFSMGGSMTIRLLGQNPELLPSQVKMGVAVSVPLDLHTSVYELYKPGRRFYMKRFINKLGKKIKEKSTQHPNNKLVSYEGYKQIKNFEEFDNRYTAQMFGFKNAHDFYQKAAAKPFLKNIQVPTLIIQAINDPFLSTECLDLGEAGDNPNVLLQLLKMGGHVGFMMPNSNETWVERRVIEFINEHKI, encoded by the coding sequence ATGCCAATTTTACCAACAAATAACGAGTATAGGCCACCGAAGTGGCAATTTAATGCCCATATTCAAACAATCTATCCGAGCCTTTTTCGGAAAATTCCAGTAAATTATCAACGTGAGCGAGTAGAACTAGCAGATGGAGATTTTCTTGATTTAGATTGGTCATTTGTAAACAATACCCGAGCTAAAAAACTATTAATTGTTACCCATGGATTGGAGGGTGATTCTACTCGACATTATGTGACGGGAATGATTAAGGTATTTAATGATAATGGGTATGATGGCTTAGGTTGGAATTGTAGAAGTTGTAGTGGAGAAATGAATCGTTTACCACGTTTTTATCATCATGGTGATGTAGATGACATTCGATTTGTTGTAAATTATGCAATCAATACCTATGCTTATGAGGAAGTAGTGGTAATTGGCTTTAGTATGGGTGGGAGCATGACGATTCGACTTTTAGGGCAAAATCCAGAACTATTACCTTCGCAGGTGAAAATGGGAGTTGCTGTTTCTGTTCCACTCGATTTACACACTTCAGTGTATGAATTGTATAAGCCTGGAAGAAGATTTTATATGAAACGGTTTATTAATAAACTAGGAAAAAAAATAAAGGAAAAGTCAACACAACATCCGAATAATAAATTAGTTAGTTATGAAGGGTACAAGCAAATTAAAAACTTTGAAGAGTTTGATAATCGCTATACCGCACAAATGTTTGGTTTCAAAAATGCCCATGATTTCTACCAAAAAGCAGCCGCTAAGCCTTTTTTGAAAAATATTCAAGTACCAACATTAATTATACAAGCAATTAATGACCCATTTTTATCTACTGAATGTTTGGATTTAGGAGAGGCAGGCGATAATCCAAATGTATTGCTTCAACTTTTAAAAATGGGTGGACACGTAGGTTTCATGATGCCAAACTCTAATGAAACTTGGGTTGAACGAAGAGTGATAGAGTTTATTAATGAGCACAAAATTTAG
- a CDS encoding mechanosensitive ion channel family protein, with the protein MKQFEKILHESFLFNPVENWLWFIGIIIVGFLFKRIFSVLLSKIVYRLIKQETRDVPVSSFVDLLKRPVEFIITLLIIYSAVNEISFPKRWRIIPFGKMRVSDFADKVLDTLFVIAITWIIIRLIKFFAIVFLKKAEENDTKVDEHLVPFFRDIIIALVVFCSFFLILGFVFRQDVISLITGLGIGGVALALAARATLENLFASFTLFTEQPFIVGDDVELDSMVGKIEKVGFRSTRIRHVDGSLVIVPNQMLVSQTLNNLTQRKARRHKFFLRLSLETPLEKVRIVIQDIQQLLDNHPETSAQEGHVKFDDIGEYSINLLVVFFAATPDYWESKTIREDINYQISKVLEKNGVEIAMPPNVVGANYSLKNIDDDY; encoded by the coding sequence ATGAAACAATTTGAAAAAATCCTACACGAAAGTTTTTTATTTAACCCAGTCGAAAATTGGCTTTGGTTTATTGGAATAATAATCGTAGGATTTCTTTTTAAAAGAATTTTTTCAGTTCTTCTTAGCAAAATTGTTTATCGATTAATCAAGCAAGAAACAAGAGATGTACCTGTTTCGAGTTTTGTAGATTTACTCAAACGACCTGTTGAGTTTATCATAACACTTTTGATTATTTACTCAGCTGTAAATGAAATATCTTTCCCAAAAAGATGGAGGATTATTCCATTTGGTAAGATGAGAGTAAGTGATTTTGCGGATAAAGTGCTTGATACCCTTTTTGTTATCGCTATCACGTGGATAATCATAAGGTTGATAAAATTCTTTGCCATTGTTTTTTTGAAAAAAGCGGAGGAAAATGATACAAAAGTTGATGAACATTTAGTGCCATTTTTTCGAGATATTATTATTGCACTAGTAGTATTTTGTTCGTTTTTCTTGATTCTTGGCTTTGTTTTTAGGCAAGATGTCATAAGTCTGATAACTGGTTTGGGTATTGGTGGGGTGGCCTTAGCTTTAGCAGCACGTGCTACTCTCGAAAACCTTTTTGCTTCTTTTACGTTATTTACTGAGCAGCCTTTCATTGTTGGAGATGATGTAGAATTAGATTCAATGGTGGGAAAAATAGAAAAAGTAGGTTTTAGAAGCACTAGAATTAGGCATGTTGATGGGAGTTTGGTTATTGTTCCAAATCAAATGTTAGTTTCACAAACGCTTAATAATCTTACTCAAAGAAAAGCTCGACGACATAAGTTTTTTCTGAGATTGAGCTTAGAAACCCCTCTTGAGAAAGTTAGAATAGTAATACAAGACATTCAGCAACTGCTTGATAATCACCCAGAAACAAGTGCTCAAGAGGGACATGTAAAATTTGATGATATTGGGGAATATTCAATCAACTTATTAGTTGTATTTTTTGCGGCTACTCCTGACTATTGGGAAAGTAAAACAATTAGGGAAGATATAAATTATCAAATTTCAAAAGTTTTGGAAAAGAACGGAGTGGAAATTGCAATGCCTCCAAACGTCGTTGGGGCAAATTATTCATTAAAAAATATTGATGATGATTATTGA
- the rho gene encoding transcription termination factor Rho — protein sequence MYTLEELNLKLLSELRKICIEMGVKDVRTASKTELIQKVLEQQSSNSLFNIPKDPAVDQAAVNNPEPPLFKEKEDKGGKTRKRLSKVEEKSTSENNTVQVVPPAVEVEHKTPHHKSNQNKKNDFKKNFDKAPNIELESIVDEPQANIDEDPILSIPEPEEFDLAEIDAEMDEFARLTEDIVPEITEPKEDKRYVDTYTKDIKKQYNNLIKEFDGIIENEGVLEIMQEGGYGFLRSADYNYLASPDDIYVSPSQIKLFGLKTGDTVKGSIRPPKEGEKYFALLKVLSVNGKTTEEIRDRIPFEYLTPLFPEEQIKLSGRPDVYSTRVLDLFAPIGKGQRGMIVAQPKTGKTVLLKEIANAITRNHPEVYLIILLIDERPEEVTDMQRSVRAEVIASTFDETADRHVKVSGVVLEKAKRLVECGHDVVILLDSITRLARAYNTVIPSSGKILSGGVDANALHKPKRFFGAARNVENGGSLTIIATALIDTGSKMDEVIFEEFKGTGNMELQLDRKLANKRVYPAIDILASGTRREDLLMDKESLQKVWLLRKFMADMNPMETMEFLLDKMKGTRNNEEFLLTMNR from the coding sequence ATGTACACATTAGAAGAACTGAATCTTAAACTTCTATCAGAGTTAAGAAAAATTTGTATTGAAATGGGTGTTAAAGATGTGAGAACTGCCTCAAAAACTGAGTTAATACAGAAAGTTTTAGAGCAGCAAAGCTCCAATTCCCTTTTCAATATTCCGAAAGACCCTGCCGTAGATCAGGCCGCTGTGAATAATCCAGAACCGCCACTTTTTAAAGAAAAAGAAGATAAAGGTGGTAAAACACGTAAAAGACTATCAAAAGTAGAAGAAAAATCTACTTCTGAGAATAATACTGTTCAGGTTGTCCCTCCTGCAGTGGAAGTTGAGCATAAAACACCTCATCACAAAAGCAATCAGAATAAGAAAAACGATTTTAAAAAGAATTTTGATAAAGCTCCAAATATTGAATTGGAATCAATCGTAGATGAGCCTCAAGCCAATATTGATGAAGATCCAATTTTATCTATCCCTGAACCAGAAGAGTTTGATTTAGCGGAAATTGATGCAGAGATGGATGAATTTGCTCGTTTGACAGAAGACATTGTTCCTGAAATTACTGAGCCGAAAGAAGATAAACGCTACGTAGATACTTATACCAAAGATATTAAGAAGCAGTACAATAACCTAATCAAAGAATTTGATGGTATAATTGAGAATGAAGGGGTATTAGAAATTATGCAAGAAGGTGGATACGGCTTCTTACGTTCTGCAGATTATAATTACCTTGCAAGTCCAGACGATATTTATGTATCACCATCTCAAATTAAACTGTTTGGTTTAAAAACGGGTGATACCGTAAAAGGCTCAATTAGACCACCAAAAGAAGGTGAAAAATACTTCGCACTCTTAAAAGTACTGTCGGTCAATGGAAAAACTACTGAAGAAATTCGCGACCGTATCCCGTTTGAATATCTTACTCCTTTATTTCCAGAAGAACAAATCAAATTAAGTGGCCGCCCAGACGTATATTCTACGCGTGTACTCGATTTATTTGCCCCGATTGGAAAAGGACAACGTGGGATGATTGTGGCACAGCCCAAAACAGGTAAAACCGTACTTTTGAAAGAAATTGCCAATGCAATTACTCGCAATCACCCTGAAGTTTATTTGATAATTTTACTAATTGATGAAAGACCAGAAGAGGTAACTGATATGCAAAGAAGTGTTCGTGCAGAGGTTATTGCTTCTACTTTTGATGAAACTGCCGACCGCCATGTAAAAGTATCTGGTGTGGTTTTAGAGAAGGCAAAACGTTTGGTTGAATGTGGACATGACGTTGTTATTTTGCTTGACTCAATCACACGCTTGGCTCGTGCTTACAATACAGTTATTCCTTCATCGGGTAAAATTCTTTCGGGTGGTGTTGATGCGAATGCACTCCATAAACCAAAACGTTTCTTTGGGGCCGCTCGTAATGTTGAAAATGGCGGTTCGTTGACAATTATTGCTACTGCTTTGATTGATACAGGTTCTAAAATGGATGAGGTAATTTTTGAAGAATTTAAAGGTACAGGTAACATGGAGCTTCAACTTGACCGTAAATTGGCCAATAAACGTGTTTATCCTGCAATTGATATTTTGGCTTCGGGTACACGCCGAGAAGACTTATTGATGGATAAAGAATCTCTACAAAAAGTTTGGTTATTACGTAAGTTTATGGCCGATATGAACCCAATGGAAACCATGGAGTTCTTGCTAGATAAAATGAAAGGAACTCGAAATAATGAAGAGTTTTTATTGACAATGAATAGATAG
- a CDS encoding T9SS type A sorting domain-containing protein: MNKDELVIYYNEPDEKVYVKVPAGIETHYQLSNLSGKILQEAVHEKALHDFDLSGLPEGIYFVIVNQDDVIRSKKVIKNG; encoded by the coding sequence ATGAATAAAGACGAATTAGTAATTTACTATAACGAACCCGATGAAAAAGTCTATGTAAAAGTTCCTGCGGGTATCGAAACACATTATCAGTTATCCAATCTTTCGGGCAAAATTTTGCAAGAAGCAGTACATGAAAAGGCTTTGCACGATTTTGATTTATCTGGACTCCCTGAGGGTATTTACTTTGTGATTGTAAACCAAGATGATGTGATTAGGTCAAAGAAGGTTATTAAGAATGGTTAA